Below is a genomic region from Helianthus annuus cultivar XRQ/B chromosome 2, HanXRQr2.0-SUNRISE, whole genome shotgun sequence.
CCCTAGTTGTTGCTATTGCTTTTGTCGCCCCTAATTCCGTCGCCCCTAACAGTGACATTTCTTGTAGTGCCAGTGATATAAAAATGtagtctttattatttttttgtttggATTTTCGGTTGATGATCATTGATTAATTACTAACAGATATcataaaaacaatgtttttgctTCTTTTTTTATGGTTTGGACTGTATGCACCATCGGTGATGTTTTCGTTGCAAAAAGTCTACTTTCTAGTAGTGCATACAACATACAAGTGGTGTTTTGAGAAAAAAGTGCAATGATTTGTCCATGTTTTTAAAAAATGGGAAAAATTGAGAAGATAAAATGGTTTTTGATAAGGCTTAAAGTCAAATTTGTCACTGATAGAGGTGGTGTATATGTTTTATGCAGAAAAGTATAAGGGAACATATTTGAACCTCTTTTTTCTAAGCAAGTTGGTCATATAAATAAAACTATAAACACCTACTCCACCTTAATAGTTGTCAATTTAAATATGATATAGtgattaaaatattttattctccaaaaaaaaaaaaaaaaaaaaattctagtaATCTTTGATTACCTTGTACCATTGAAGCTCTCGTTGCATTTGCAAAGCTGCACCCGTCATAACATTTATTCGATGGGGCGGGGCTAACTTTGCAGCCTTGTGTAATGAATTCTCATTCTCTTCTTTGTCCATCAAATTGGCTTGGGCTGCCTTGTGAACATCCGATTGAAATAAAATATTGTACACTTGTTCTTGGCGTTGAGTAATGGCTTCAAGAGACAAGTGAAACCCTTTTTCAGTGTACCAAATTATATCGGGATAAGTTGAAATGCACTCTTCGATAACCTCTGGAGTCCCATGTTGAACCGCTGCAGATGTTGCCGATCCTAAAATCTTCCATGTTAAGTTGTGATCGCGCTTTCTTAAGATGGTTGCGCATATTTCTTTTGTGAGTCGCTTGCTTTGGTAATGTGTTAATTTGATATCATGAATACCCTTGATTGATGGAGCTATAGTAATAGATATAGTTAAATGATACAACGTTAGATATATAAACATTAAACAACATAACAGCTATAGTATTGAGGAATTTAATATTAATCATACCTAGGTAGTGAAGGATACTCCAAAATCCAGTGGTACACTATTCATGGGGTAGAAAGTGAAAAAGGATGAAACAAATTTACAATTAGACCTCTTATGGTTTTAAGAATATATTAGTGACAGTAAAGAGTATTGAACTATTAATAGTGACACTTTAGTAACAATAGTAAAACTTCTTATTTTGCAAATGTTCTTATAGCAATATATACTTGTtgagaaaacaaacaaacaacatgaCTTGTTAATTAAGCCTTGTATATTACAAAATGACTTGTTAATTAAGCCTTGTATATTACAAAATTTATTGGTGGACTTAAGAGAGTGAATTAAGCCTTGTATATTACAAAATTTATTGGTGGACTTAAGAGAGTGTTTCGAACATGATCATTTTGGTTGGTTAAAATAACATTAATAAAAGATGAAGGGGAGTTTTCTAATATAGgaatggttgtaaaacaaggtcttcAAGGCCGAGTAGTCGCTCCAAGGTAGGCTGCCGAtgcgactttcttcaactccgcctaattactcggaattgattaaacgcggtcaacctcggccaAAATCAAATTTAGTATGCCAACTGGGGCcaagtttgacttaaaaaaataaaacaaaatttctaTGCATATTATAGCAAAGAATAAATATCATTTTCATGTATTTTAGTATATATATTAGTAagtttatgttatttgacatatatttaatttactaaaactaatttattttgaatttaacatgtccgagtactccccgagtactctccgcctagaccgAGTACTCTTAACTCCCCGGTCGaacgactagggagcgcctagcgaatTTTGCAACCATGAATATAGGCATCGTTAAAGCCTTTAATGCAAAGAGGGTCATACCTTTGAGAAAAGGTTGGGTTGAGCACCTTCTTGACTCCTTTTGTTGATGGGTATAACTTGTATCAAGCAAACACAATGAATCAAACCTTATATCATTAATAGGCAGCCATCATATGCAAGTTATAACAACTTATAATTATAATAGACTTATATACGGATCGGAGTAAAGGTTGTACCATATATATACATGTTAGTGTAAAATATTTATGGTTTCAGTTTTATAAGAGTCGTAAAAAATCAAGTttaagaagagaaagagaaatacGAAAACAgatatatgaaaaataaaaaaataaggtcGGAGATAAAAACGAAGAAAATACTATTAGAAAGCATGTTTAAAATTGTAATTTGtttcaaacatttttaaaaaGTTTTATGAAAAAAGGATGCTAAgatttgtaaaaaaaagttagtTTTGCTAAAAATAACACCAACTTCTGACGGCCATCAATTTCCTAGTTGCATATTTCAAACTtcatttaaataataaataataaaggaCCAATTTGTATATTTCTGACttcaaattaataaaaaaagGGACCATCATTTGTCCAGTTCAAACTTTAGTTTAATACTAGGAAAGACCTTTGTCTTATTTATATAACATGATATCATGTTATACAATACAATCATACAATCATGGAATATAATTTAGACAAAGATGACCTAAATATCCAGACATCTGAAGTCCTGTTAAAGATAGAAGTAGAGAGATTTACACAAATAGATGAGACGACTCCAAAATCCAAGCGTGCTTCCACTTGGAAATAGCTCCGGTTTAGAACCTAATACTTCCAAAGCAGTTACATACTTCGCACCTTCTTCTATCACGATGTCCGGGTGCTTAGCTATTATTTGTAACGCTATGTCTGCATAATAAAAAGATAAAGTTTTCTTACTTATATTTGATGATAAGTAATAAAACTCAActtatgttacaaaaatatagGTTGAGTTTAATTGAAAAAAGAATGCTACaactaaaacaaataaactaCTTgcataaaaatgaaatttatgctGTTAGGAACATATATCATGTATAAAAGGTGATGTTGTGACGTGTATGTAAAAAAAGAGTTGCAACTATTATTCAACAGTTTTGTGTTGGGTGAACTCGCTAGCTGGCAGCCGTTGGTGCATCGATTCGCTCATGATCTATAGAACTTCTTTATTAGAGTGTCATTATAAGATTTTCTTCTCTACCGCCTACAACTAAGGGATCAATGTatgtttttgttaaaaaaatctaaGATTTATACATAAGAATCCACGTTGTCAGGGTTCAACTGACCCTCTTGGCTCATTTAGTTCCGCCCTGGGAGACACAAATAAATTAGTTGGTCTTGAGTGAAACAAATCATTGAAAATAggtgaaaacaaaaacaaaacatatgAGAAAACATCTATAGTTGTCTTGATTATTATGTCGTTGAACCGATAAACCACTATAGCAAGTTAGCAACCGATTCGAGCTTttgaaaataaataatattttttaaattCTATTTATCGCTTACGATATCACATCACATCATATCATGTCTCTCTATAAGTGTATGTTTAACCGCAACTTCTACATACCGAGGAATCCAGCATGAATACTAAGAGTAATGAGATCCCCACCAGCAACTCCAGAGTACAAACTACTCCCTTCCTCCTCGTGTCCTAAATCCGCGGTCTCCTTCAACAAAAACCGAAGAATACCCTTGTTTCGATGCCAAGCAGCCAATATCACCGGCGTATAACCATCCGAATTTGGAATCTGGATCATATCCCGGCTCCTCTCCACCAAAACCCTTGCATCAACTGTGTTCCCGACCATAGCAGCACGGTGGAGCGGGTTATCTCCACGAGAACTCGCAAGAAACAGCTTATCAACCGCGTTAACCGCAACTATACGGTCCACCAACTGTTTGACAAAGTTATGGGACTTATTTGTTCCCACAGCCATCATTAACGGTGTCTCACCTAAGTAACTGATCGGTGTGGTCATTAGTTCCGGATCTTTGTCGAATATTTGGCTTACGGATTCCCAATCATCGGATAATGCTGCTTTGTGAATTGGAAGATGGTTGATTACATGGTTGTAGTTCATTTTGGTTGAGTTTGTGTGTGCAAAAAATATGTGTTTTGATGGTGGTGGTATTCCTGGTTCAAAGTGTATATATTTGTAGATTTTAAAAAAGCAGGCATTGGTTTGTTGACCAAAACTTAAAGTCAAGGTAAGATGTTAACCATGGCtgctatttataaaaaaaactattttaaaGACAAAACTGAATGAGTTTTACTTTACTAATTGATATAGTTTACAAGTAAAGTTTTATTGACGGATTACCGATAGTTGTTATGTATTTACTGATGAATATTCTCGATGGATAAAGTCATCTCATTTGTAGCTCTCACTTTTGAAAAAGACAAATTGAATGAGTTTTACTTTACTAATTGGTAAAGTTTACTCGTGAAGTTTTAGTGACGGATTATCGATAGTT
It encodes:
- the LOC110927316 gene encoding uncharacterized protein LOC110927316, with translation MNYNHVINHLPIHKAALSDDWESVSQIFDKDPELMTTPISYLGETPLMMAVGTNKSHNFVKQLVDRIVAVNAVDKLFLASSRGDNPLHRAAMVGNTVDARVLVERSRDMIQIPNSDGYTPVILAAWHRNKGILRFLLKETADLGHEEEGSSLYSGVAGGDLITLSIHAGFLDIALQIIAKHPDIVIEEGAKYVTALEVLGSKPELFPSGSTLGFWSRLIYLFIPINKRSQEGAQPNLFSKCTTGFWSILHYLAPSIKGIHDIKLTHYQSKRLTKEICATILRKRDHNLTWKILGSATSAAVQHGTPEVIEECISTYPDIIWYTEKGFHLSLEAITQRQEQVYNILFQSDVHKAAQANLMDKEENENSLHKAAKLAPPHRINVMTGAALQMQRELQWYKEVENFVEPSFKKAQNKNKKTPKMMFMEEHKDLFDEAQQWMKDVSASSTVVAALIITMAFAGAFTLPGGNQDDGNPLFLNKGTFMLFIISDAIALFSSTASVVMFLGILTARFAPDDFLYALPKRMTIGLVFLFMSLAATMIAFSATLALVLKDKVTWIAAPLVVVSCVPVALFGWLQFPLLIELVYSTYGPSIFRQKKNE